In Natrinema amylolyticum, the following are encoded in one genomic region:
- a CDS encoding GDP-mannose 4,6-dehydratase, translated as MDIRSKLEGRPVFVTGADGFVGSHLVDQLVEFNADVHAFVRATSSGELNNIRQHSEDITVHRGDLRDKHSVDQALQSLKGHSETLIFHLGAQAHVGESWDRPYETVDTNVKGTLNLLQSIIDLNLDIEKFDTAGTSEEYGNVKEEMAEKHEFDENDRVLLSERSPVNPTSVYATSKLAADFLTMNYHDAYGLPTVTTRMFNNYGPRQNPRYITGTIITQALEREIVELGNLTPKRDMCYVSDGVRGHLHVALEGSPGEQYVYGYGKNISMQEWADTILEVGSEHGYWDLPEIVQDDERFRPGDSDVEELLVGYEKLHEETGWEPNVSWREGIRRTIDWYAHNRDAWYGRVDWR; from the coding sequence ATGGATATTCGGTCAAAACTTGAGGGTCGCCCTGTATTCGTGACCGGGGCGGATGGCTTTGTTGGATCACATCTCGTAGACCAGTTGGTTGAGTTTAACGCGGATGTACATGCATTCGTTCGTGCGACCTCCAGTGGGGAACTGAACAACATCCGCCAGCATAGCGAGGATATTACAGTTCACCGGGGCGATCTCCGCGACAAACATTCTGTCGATCAGGCACTTCAATCACTCAAGGGACACAGCGAGACGCTGATCTTCCACCTCGGGGCTCAAGCTCACGTAGGCGAGTCGTGGGATCGACCCTACGAAACGGTCGATACGAACGTGAAAGGTACACTGAATCTCCTGCAGTCGATTATTGACCTCAATCTCGATATCGAAAAATTTGACACCGCTGGGACAAGCGAGGAGTACGGCAATGTGAAAGAGGAGATGGCGGAGAAACATGAGTTCGACGAGAACGATCGGGTGTTGCTCAGCGAGCGGTCGCCAGTCAATCCAACGAGCGTCTACGCCACGTCAAAGTTGGCCGCTGACTTCCTCACCATGAACTACCACGACGCATACGGGCTGCCGACCGTGACGACACGGATGTTCAATAACTATGGCCCCCGCCAGAACCCGAGGTATATCACGGGCACGATCATTACGCAGGCGCTTGAGCGTGAGATTGTCGAACTCGGAAACCTGACCCCAAAGCGGGACATGTGTTATGTTTCTGATGGCGTTCGGGGCCACCTCCATGTCGCACTGGAGGGATCGCCCGGCGAGCAGTACGTCTATGGATACGGTAAAAACATCTCGATGCAGGAGTGGGCCGATACGATCCTTGAGGTCGGCTCCGAGCATGGCTACTGGGACCTCCCGGAGATCGTCCAAGACGACGAACGGTTCCGTCCCGGTGACAGTGACGTAGAGGAACTGCTCGTCGGCTATGAGAAACTCCATGAGGAAACTGGCTGGGAGCCAAACGTCTCCTGGCGTGAGGGGATCCGGCGCACGATCGATTGGTACGCTCATAACCGTGATGCTTGGTACGGGCGGGTCGATTGGCGATGA
- a CDS encoding NUDIX domain-containing protein, whose translation MEQNDGVVLGHRENRPAKGEWFVPGGVVSKGESLDAAVHRISIGELGSPVTIQTQLGVYEHQYTTSEFEGLSKHYIPIAYVVDLESNELVIDNQHSSVRVFRPPFSGSTKTFNST comes from the coding sequence GTGGAACAGAATGACGGAGTCGTACTAGGCCACCGTGAGAACCGCCCCGCGAAAGGCGAATGGTTTGTCCCTGGTGGTGTCGTCTCCAAAGGCGAATCACTGGACGCGGCAGTCCACCGTATCAGCATAGGGGAACTCGGTAGTCCGGTGACCATCCAAACTCAACTTGGCGTATACGAACACCAGTATACGACCTCGGAGTTTGAGGGGTTGAGCAAACACTATATTCCGATTGCCTACGTCGTTGACCTCGAGAGCAATGAACTTGTCATAGATAATCAACATTCATCTGTCCGAGTCTTCAGACCTCCGTTCTCCGGTTCCACGAAAACGTTCAACAGTACTTAG
- a CDS encoding HVO_A0556 family zinc finger protein, producing the protein MQLTDDAVGHPVLAVLEGTPCQFCADGRLTRACYKGNAAVVCDDCETPTAQVWKGPGVACI; encoded by the coding sequence ATGCAACTGACAGATGACGCGGTCGGCCATCCTGTCCTAGCAGTGCTCGAAGGAACACCTTGTCAGTTCTGTGCAGACGGGCGACTTACGCGAGCATGCTATAAGGGTAATGCAGCAGTGGTCTGTGACGACTGCGAGACGCCTACAGCACAGGTCTGGAAAGGACCCGGCGTTGCTTGCATATAG